A region from the Panicum hallii strain FIL2 chromosome 1, PHallii_v3.1, whole genome shotgun sequence genome encodes:
- the LOC112875551 gene encoding probable beta-1,3-galactosyltransferase 2: protein MSWKRGGGGDGGVSRRWAVLLCVGSFCLGLLFTNRMWTLPEASEIARPNANVEESNMPVAAECGSKKIQEKQDYRDILQVQDTHHDVQSLDKTIASLETELSAARSLQESLLNGSPVAEEFKVSESIGRRKYLMVIGINTAFSSRKRRDSIRYTWMPQGEKRKKLEEEKGIIIRFVIGHSAISGGIVDRAIEAEDRKHGDFMRIDHVEGYLALSGKTKTYFATAVSLWDADFYVKVDDDVHVNIATLGQILSRLALKPRVYIGCMKSGPVLSEKGVRYYEPEHWKFGESGNKYFRHATGQLYAISKDLATYISINKHILHKYINEDVSLGSWFIGLDVEHIDDKRLCCGTPPDCEWKAQAGNICAASFDWRCSGICNSEGRIWEVHNKCAEGEKALWNATF from the exons ATGAGCTGGaaacgaggcggaggaggggaTGGAGGGGTCTCCAGGAGGTGGGCCGTCCTGCTCTGCGTCGGGAGCTTCTGCCTCGGCCTGCTCTTCACCAACAG AATGTGGACGCTGCCTGAGGCAAGCGAGATTGCCAGACCAAATGCAAATGTAGAGGAAAGCAACATGCCAGTTGCTGCAGAGTGCGGTTCTAAGAAG ATCCAAGAAAAACAAGATTACAGGGATATTTTACAAGTTCAAGATACTCATCATGATGTGCA GTCACTAGACAAGACGATAGCAAGCTTAGAGACAGAACTCTCAGCTGCAAGATCTCTACAGGAGTCCTTGCTCAATGGTTCCCCTGTTGCAGAAGAGTTCAAAGTTTCTGAATCAATTGGGAGAAGAAAGTACCTTATGGTAATAGGGATCAATACTGCGTTTAGCAGTCGAAAGAGGAGAGATTCCATACGTTATACCTGGATGCCTCAAG GTGAAAAGAGGAAAAAGCTTGAAGAAGAGAAGGGGATCATAATTCGTTTCGTTATTGGCCACAG TGCTATATCAGGAGGAATTGTTGATAGAGCAATTGAAGCAGAGGACAGAAAACATGGGGATTTCATGAGGATC GATCATGTTGAAGGATACCTTGCATTATCGGGCAAAACCAAGACCTACTTTGCCACTGCTGTTTCACTATGGGATGCAGATTTTTATGTTAAGGTTGACGATGACGTTCACGTGAACATAG CAACGCTTGGACAGATTTTGTCCAGACTTGCATTGAAGCCGAGAGTATATATTGGATGCATGAAATCTGGACCTGTCCTATCTGAAAA GGGTGTGAGATATTATGAGCCTGAGCATTGGAAATTTGGGGAATCGGGAAACAAGTATTTCCGACATGCTACCGGTCAATTATATGCTATTTCGAAAGATCTAGCAACCTACATATCTATAAACAA ACATATCctgcacaagtatataaatgAGGATGTTTCACTGGGTTCTTGGTTCATCGGGTTAGATGTTGAGCATATCGATGACAAAAGACTttgctgtggtaccccgcctg ATTGCGAATGGAAGGCTCAGGCGGGGAACATTTGCGCCGCGTCATTCGACTGGAGATGCAGCGGCATATGCAACTCCGAGGGGAGGATCTGGGAAGTTCACAATAAGTGCGCCGAAGGCGAGAAGGCGCTGTGGAATGCCACGTTCTAG
- the LOC112878739 gene encoding uncharacterized protein LOC112878739: MDRRLRATPRAAECSTHHQFLRPGALARLRDSRIVARSLWSSACLLLPRPAPPSPAPRAAVAAAEQAGAPRFLGTAGSGRYPLRRRVAAARGVAFLPPPSP, from the coding sequence ATggaccgccgcctccgcgccaccccgcgcgccgccgagtGCAGCACCCACCACCAGTTCCTTCGCCCCGGCGCGCTCGCGCGGCTCCGGGACTCCAGGATCGTGGCCCGCTCGCTCTGGTCGTCGGCGTGCCTcctgctcccgcggcccgccccTCCGTCCCCCGCGCCgcgtgccgccgtcgccgcggcggAGCAGGCCGGCGCGCCGCGCTTCCTGGGGACGGCCGGCTCGGGGAGGTACCCGCTCCGGAGGAGGGTCGCCGCGGCCAGGGGCGTGGCGTTCttgccgccgccatcgccgtaG
- the LOC112884711 gene encoding uncharacterized protein LOC112884711 encodes MAGGERKRKDTLGLQKIEIKRQAHRVPREERHVCFSEHRHGLFKKATKFCVRTGAHLAVIMFSPAGKPYSFGHPSVNATVERNHDPGSYVPLARETTHPAVLYEYGSEGERLAKAIQAGGAAAGRARTVSEVRGRRRRRVPINNPNRGRGGLLCKILGGFIKNIGS; translated from the coding sequence atggccggcggggagcggAAGAGGAAAGATACGTTGGGGCTGCAGAAGATCGAGATCAAGCGGCAAGCGCACCGAGTGCCCCGAGAGGAGCGGCACGTGTGCTTCTCCGAGCACCGCCACGGCCTCTTCAAGAAGGCCACCAAGTTCTGCGTGCGCACCGGCGCGCACCTTGCCGTCATCATGTTCTCCCCTGCCGGGAAGCCCTACTCGTTCGGCCACCCCTCCGTGAACGCCACCGTCGAGCGCAACCACGATCCCGGCTCCTACGTTCCCCTCGCGCGCGAGACGACGCACCCGGCGGTCCTGTACGAGTACGGCAGCGAGGGCGAGCGCCTGGCCAAGGCCATCCaggcgggaggggcggcggcgggtcgcGCTCGTACTGTATCGGAggtgcgcggccggcggcgccggcgggtccCGATCAATAATCCAAACCGAGGACGAGGAGGGCTTTTGTGTAAAATACTAGGGGGTTTTATAAAAAATATCGGATCGTGA
- the LOC112886217 gene encoding pentatricopeptide repeat-containing protein At5g56310-like isoform X4, whose protein sequence is MAPPRPSSALPAWATDNALLRRHRRLLPLVLPAVSHRDLLPALCYCLVSGLARNPFVASRLLLASSGLSLPFSLLLLSHLPASSLSPFSFNSLIRASPPGLALRLFDQMRRRGFSPDPYTLPFLIRACSGSDPPLCQSLHGQGFRLGYGGHLFTQTALMNMYFACGSVLAARRVFEEMLARDVVAWTGMVSGYVDSGMYLKAAEVFQQMRGADDLVRPNEATVVSVVSACAGLGSLEYAKGLHSYLEKIGLEGELIVRNALIDMYGLASHGHGNEAVALFFRMLEAGVRPDSTTFIVVLSACSHAGLVDEGIHVFNSMESEYHVSPSIKHYGCMVDLFSRAGFVHRAYEFISTMPFEPNLEILGALLSACSINNELEIGELVLSKIDSVCSYKGGAGVLLSNIYANQNLWQEVDIIRRKIRTEAIARKPPGQSLVATEVSCTSL, encoded by the exons atggcgccgccgcggccttcgTCTGCCCTCCCGGCGTGGGCGACGGACAACGCCCTCttacgccgccaccgccgcctgctgccgctCGTCCTCCCCGCCGTCTCCCACCGCGACCTCCTCCCCGCTCTGTGCTACTGCCTCGTCTCCGGCCTCGCCCGCAACCCCTTCGTCGCCTCGCGCCTGCTCCTCGCGTCCTCCGGCCTGtccctccccttctccctcctcctcctctcccaccTCCcggcctcctccctctctccgtTCTCCTTCAACTCGCTCATCCGCGCCTCCCCGCCCGGCCTCGCGCTCCGCCTGTTCGACCAAATGCGCCGGCGAGGCTTCTCCCCGGACCCCTACACCCTCCCGTTCCTGATCCGCGCCTGTTCCGGCAGTGATCCTCCACTGTGCCAGTCTCTGCACGGGCAAGGCTTCCGTCTTGGCTACGGCGGCCACCTCTTCACGCAGACGGCGCTGATGAACATGTACTTTGCCTGCGGGTCAGTGCTCGCCGCTCGCAGGGTGTTCGAGGAAATGCTGGCGAGGGATGTGGTTGCATGGACGGGCATGGTCTCTGGTTACGTAGACTCCGGGATGTACCTGAAAGCAGCTGAGGTGTTTCAGCAGATGAGAGGCGCTGATGATCTCGTCCGGCCTAATGAGGCAACGGTGGTGTCAGTTGTCTCTGCCTGTGCCGGTCTGGGCTCCCTGGAGTACGCCAAGGGGCTGCATTCGTATTTGGAGAAGATTGGTTTGGAGGGCGAGTTGATTGTCAGGAATGCATTGATTGACATGTATG GACTAGCTTCACATGGGCATGGCAACGAAGCAGTTGCTTTGTTCTTCCGCATGTTGGAGGCGGGAGTACGTCCTGATTCGACTACCTTCATCGTGGTTCTGTCTGCTTGCAGCCATGCTGGATTGGTGGATGAGGGGATACATGTCTTCAATTCCATGGAGAGTGAGTACCACGTCTCTCCGAGCATCAAACACTATGGTTGCATGGTGGACCTTTTCAGCAGAGCAGGGTTTGTTCACCGTGCTTATGAATTCATTAGCACTATGCCTTTTGAACCAAACTTGGAGATTCTTGGGGCCCTGCTGAGTGCATGCAGTATCAATAATGAATTGGAGATTGGGGAGCTCGTGCTCAGTAAGATTGATTCAGTCTGCTCATACAAAGGAGGTGCTGGTGTGCTTCTGTCCAACATATATGCTAACCAAAACCTGTGGCAGGAAGTGGATATCAttagaaggaagataagaactGAAGCAATTGCCAGGAAGCCGCCTGGTCAGAGTTTGGTTGCAACAGAAGTTTCTTGCACGAGTTTGTGA
- the LOC112886217 gene encoding pentatricopeptide repeat-containing protein At5g56310-like isoform X1: MAPPRPSSALPAWATDNALLRRHRRLLPLVLPAVSHRDLLPALCYCLVSGLARNPFVASRLLLASSGLSLPFSLLLLSHLPASSLSPFSFNSLIRASPPGLALRLFDQMRRRGFSPDPYTLPFLIRACSGSDPPLCQSLHGQGFRLGYGGHLFTQTALMNMYFACGSVLAARRVFEEMLARDVVAWTGMVSGYVDSGMYLKAAEVFQQMRGADDLVRPNEATVVSVVSACAGLGSLEYAKGLHSYLEKIGLEGELIVRNALIDMYGKCGCIESARGLFCLMHEKDRHSWTAMISGLASHGHGNEAVALFFRMLEAGVRPDSTTFIVVLSACSHAGLVDEGIHVFNSMESEYHVSPSIKHYGCMVDLFSRAGFVHRAYEFISTMPFEPNLEILGALLSACSINNELEIGELVLSKIDSVCSYKGGAGVLLSNIYANQNLWQEVDIIRRKIRTEAIARKPPGQSLVATEVSCTSL; this comes from the coding sequence atggcgccgccgcggccttcgTCTGCCCTCCCGGCGTGGGCGACGGACAACGCCCTCttacgccgccaccgccgcctgctgccgctCGTCCTCCCCGCCGTCTCCCACCGCGACCTCCTCCCCGCTCTGTGCTACTGCCTCGTCTCCGGCCTCGCCCGCAACCCCTTCGTCGCCTCGCGCCTGCTCCTCGCGTCCTCCGGCCTGtccctccccttctccctcctcctcctctcccaccTCCcggcctcctccctctctccgtTCTCCTTCAACTCGCTCATCCGCGCCTCCCCGCCCGGCCTCGCGCTCCGCCTGTTCGACCAAATGCGCCGGCGAGGCTTCTCCCCGGACCCCTACACCCTCCCGTTCCTGATCCGCGCCTGTTCCGGCAGTGATCCTCCACTGTGCCAGTCTCTGCACGGGCAAGGCTTCCGTCTTGGCTACGGCGGCCACCTCTTCACGCAGACGGCGCTGATGAACATGTACTTTGCCTGCGGGTCAGTGCTCGCCGCTCGCAGGGTGTTCGAGGAAATGCTGGCGAGGGATGTGGTTGCATGGACGGGCATGGTCTCTGGTTACGTAGACTCCGGGATGTACCTGAAAGCAGCTGAGGTGTTTCAGCAGATGAGAGGCGCTGATGATCTCGTCCGGCCTAATGAGGCAACGGTGGTGTCAGTTGTCTCTGCCTGTGCCGGTCTGGGCTCCCTGGAGTACGCCAAGGGGCTGCATTCGTATTTGGAGAAGATTGGTTTGGAGGGCGAGTTGATTGTCAGGAATGCATTGATTGACATGTATGGTAAGTGTGGCTGCATTGAGTCAGCTCGTGGGTTGTTTTGTTTGATGCATGAGAAGGACCGGCATTCATGGACAGCAATGATTTCAGGACTAGCTTCACATGGGCATGGCAACGAAGCAGTTGCTTTGTTCTTCCGCATGTTGGAGGCGGGAGTACGTCCTGATTCGACTACCTTCATCGTGGTTCTGTCTGCTTGCAGCCATGCTGGATTGGTGGATGAGGGGATACATGTCTTCAATTCCATGGAGAGTGAGTACCACGTCTCTCCGAGCATCAAACACTATGGTTGCATGGTGGACCTTTTCAGCAGAGCAGGGTTTGTTCACCGTGCTTATGAATTCATTAGCACTATGCCTTTTGAACCAAACTTGGAGATTCTTGGGGCCCTGCTGAGTGCATGCAGTATCAATAATGAATTGGAGATTGGGGAGCTCGTGCTCAGTAAGATTGATTCAGTCTGCTCATACAAAGGAGGTGCTGGTGTGCTTCTGTCCAACATATATGCTAACCAAAACCTGTGGCAGGAAGTGGATATCAttagaaggaagataagaactGAAGCAATTGCCAGGAAGCCGCCTGGTCAGAGTTTGGTTGCAACAGAAGTTTCTTGCACGAGTTTGTGA
- the LOC112886217 gene encoding pentatricopeptide repeat-containing protein At5g56310-like isoform X3, with protein MAPPRPSSALPAWATDNALLRRHRRLLPLVLPAVSHRDLLPALCYCLVSGLARNPFVASRLLLASSGLSLPFSLLLLSHLPASSLSPFSFNSLIRASPPGLALRLFDQMRRRGFSPDPYTLPFLIRACSGSDPPLCQSLHGQGFRLGYGGHLFTQTALMNMYFACGSVLAARRVFEEMLARDVVAWTGMVSGYVDSGMYLKAAEVFQQMRGADDLVRPNEATVVSVVSACAGLGSLEYAKGLHSYLEKIGLEGELIVRNALIDMYAMISGLASHGHGNEAVALFFRMLEAGVRPDSTTFIVVLSACSHAGLVDEGIHVFNSMESEYHVSPSIKHYGCMVDLFSRAGFVHRAYEFISTMPFEPNLEILGALLSACSINNELEIGELVLSKIDSVCSYKGGAGVLLSNIYANQNLWQEVDIIRRKIRTEAIARKPPGQSLVATEVSCTSL; from the exons atggcgccgccgcggccttcgTCTGCCCTCCCGGCGTGGGCGACGGACAACGCCCTCttacgccgccaccgccgcctgctgccgctCGTCCTCCCCGCCGTCTCCCACCGCGACCTCCTCCCCGCTCTGTGCTACTGCCTCGTCTCCGGCCTCGCCCGCAACCCCTTCGTCGCCTCGCGCCTGCTCCTCGCGTCCTCCGGCCTGtccctccccttctccctcctcctcctctcccaccTCCcggcctcctccctctctccgtTCTCCTTCAACTCGCTCATCCGCGCCTCCCCGCCCGGCCTCGCGCTCCGCCTGTTCGACCAAATGCGCCGGCGAGGCTTCTCCCCGGACCCCTACACCCTCCCGTTCCTGATCCGCGCCTGTTCCGGCAGTGATCCTCCACTGTGCCAGTCTCTGCACGGGCAAGGCTTCCGTCTTGGCTACGGCGGCCACCTCTTCACGCAGACGGCGCTGATGAACATGTACTTTGCCTGCGGGTCAGTGCTCGCCGCTCGCAGGGTGTTCGAGGAAATGCTGGCGAGGGATGTGGTTGCATGGACGGGCATGGTCTCTGGTTACGTAGACTCCGGGATGTACCTGAAAGCAGCTGAGGTGTTTCAGCAGATGAGAGGCGCTGATGATCTCGTCCGGCCTAATGAGGCAACGGTGGTGTCAGTTGTCTCTGCCTGTGCCGGTCTGGGCTCCCTGGAGTACGCCAAGGGGCTGCATTCGTATTTGGAGAAGATTGGTTTGGAGGGCGAGTTGATTGTCAGGAATGCATTGATTGACATGTATG CAATGATTTCAGGACTAGCTTCACATGGGCATGGCAACGAAGCAGTTGCTTTGTTCTTCCGCATGTTGGAGGCGGGAGTACGTCCTGATTCGACTACCTTCATCGTGGTTCTGTCTGCTTGCAGCCATGCTGGATTGGTGGATGAGGGGATACATGTCTTCAATTCCATGGAGAGTGAGTACCACGTCTCTCCGAGCATCAAACACTATGGTTGCATGGTGGACCTTTTCAGCAGAGCAGGGTTTGTTCACCGTGCTTATGAATTCATTAGCACTATGCCTTTTGAACCAAACTTGGAGATTCTTGGGGCCCTGCTGAGTGCATGCAGTATCAATAATGAATTGGAGATTGGGGAGCTCGTGCTCAGTAAGATTGATTCAGTCTGCTCATACAAAGGAGGTGCTGGTGTGCTTCTGTCCAACATATATGCTAACCAAAACCTGTGGCAGGAAGTGGATATCAttagaaggaagataagaactGAAGCAATTGCCAGGAAGCCGCCTGGTCAGAGTTTGGTTGCAACAGAAGTTTCTTGCACGAGTTTGTGA
- the LOC112886217 gene encoding pentatricopeptide repeat-containing protein At5g56310-like isoform X6, which produces MAPPRPSSALPAWATDNALLRRHRRLLPLVLPAVSHRDLLPALCYCLVSGLARNPFVASRLLLASSGLSLPFSLLLLSHLPASSLSPFSFNSLIRASPPGLALRLFDQMRRRGFSPDPYTLPFLIRACSGSDPPLCQSLHGQGFRLGYGGHLFTQTALMNMYFACGSVLAARRVFEEMLARDVVAWTGMVSGYVDSGMYLKAAEVFQQMRGADDLVRPNEATVVSVVSACAGLGSLEYAKGLHSYLEKIGLEGELIVRNALIDMYGKCGCIESARGLFCLMHEKDRHSWTAMISGLASHGHGNEAVALFFRMLEAGVRPDSTTFIVVLSACSHAGLVDEGIHVFNSMESQLKCKVLF; this is translated from the exons atggcgccgccgcggccttcgTCTGCCCTCCCGGCGTGGGCGACGGACAACGCCCTCttacgccgccaccgccgcctgctgccgctCGTCCTCCCCGCCGTCTCCCACCGCGACCTCCTCCCCGCTCTGTGCTACTGCCTCGTCTCCGGCCTCGCCCGCAACCCCTTCGTCGCCTCGCGCCTGCTCCTCGCGTCCTCCGGCCTGtccctccccttctccctcctcctcctctcccaccTCCcggcctcctccctctctccgtTCTCCTTCAACTCGCTCATCCGCGCCTCCCCGCCCGGCCTCGCGCTCCGCCTGTTCGACCAAATGCGCCGGCGAGGCTTCTCCCCGGACCCCTACACCCTCCCGTTCCTGATCCGCGCCTGTTCCGGCAGTGATCCTCCACTGTGCCAGTCTCTGCACGGGCAAGGCTTCCGTCTTGGCTACGGCGGCCACCTCTTCACGCAGACGGCGCTGATGAACATGTACTTTGCCTGCGGGTCAGTGCTCGCCGCTCGCAGGGTGTTCGAGGAAATGCTGGCGAGGGATGTGGTTGCATGGACGGGCATGGTCTCTGGTTACGTAGACTCCGGGATGTACCTGAAAGCAGCTGAGGTGTTTCAGCAGATGAGAGGCGCTGATGATCTCGTCCGGCCTAATGAGGCAACGGTGGTGTCAGTTGTCTCTGCCTGTGCCGGTCTGGGCTCCCTGGAGTACGCCAAGGGGCTGCATTCGTATTTGGAGAAGATTGGTTTGGAGGGCGAGTTGATTGTCAGGAATGCATTGATTGACATGTATGGTAAGTGTGGCTGCATTGAGTCAGCTCGTGGGTTGTTTTGTTTGATGCATGAGAAGGACCGGCATTCATGGACAGCAATGATTTCAGGACTAGCTTCACATGGGCATGGCAACGAAGCAGTTGCTTTGTTCTTCCGCATGTTGGAGGCGGGAGTACGTCCTGATTCGACTACCTTCATCGTGGTTCTGTCTGCTTGCAGCCATGCTGGATTGGTGGATGAGGGGATACATGTCTTCAATTCCATGGAGA GCCAGCTGAAATGTAAGGTGTTGTTTTGA
- the LOC112886217 gene encoding pentatricopeptide repeat-containing protein At5g56310-like isoform X2 translates to MAPPRPSSALPAWATDNALLRRHRRLLPLVLPAVSHRDLLPALCYCLVSGLARNPFVASRLLLASSGLSLPFSLLLLSHLPASSLSPFSFNSLIRASPPGLALRLFDQMRRRGFSPDPYTLPFLIRACSGSDPPLCQSLHGQGFRLGYGGHLFTQTALMNMYFACGSVLAARRVFEEMLARDVVAWTGMVSGYVDSGMYLKAAEVFQQMRGADDLVRPNEATVVSVVSACAGLGSLEYAKGLHSYLEKIGLEGELIVRNALIDMYGKCGCIESARGLFCLMHEKDRHSWTAMISGLASHGHGNEAVALFFRMLEAGVRPDSTTFIVVLSACSHAGLVDEGIHVFNSMESEYHVSPSIKHYGCMVDLFSRAGFVHRAYEFISTMPFEPNLEILGALLSACSINNELEIGELVLSKIDSVCSYKGGAGVLLSNIYANQNLWQEVDIIRRKIRTEAIARKPPGQLKCKVLF, encoded by the exons atggcgccgccgcggccttcgTCTGCCCTCCCGGCGTGGGCGACGGACAACGCCCTCttacgccgccaccgccgcctgctgccgctCGTCCTCCCCGCCGTCTCCCACCGCGACCTCCTCCCCGCTCTGTGCTACTGCCTCGTCTCCGGCCTCGCCCGCAACCCCTTCGTCGCCTCGCGCCTGCTCCTCGCGTCCTCCGGCCTGtccctccccttctccctcctcctcctctcccaccTCCcggcctcctccctctctccgtTCTCCTTCAACTCGCTCATCCGCGCCTCCCCGCCCGGCCTCGCGCTCCGCCTGTTCGACCAAATGCGCCGGCGAGGCTTCTCCCCGGACCCCTACACCCTCCCGTTCCTGATCCGCGCCTGTTCCGGCAGTGATCCTCCACTGTGCCAGTCTCTGCACGGGCAAGGCTTCCGTCTTGGCTACGGCGGCCACCTCTTCACGCAGACGGCGCTGATGAACATGTACTTTGCCTGCGGGTCAGTGCTCGCCGCTCGCAGGGTGTTCGAGGAAATGCTGGCGAGGGATGTGGTTGCATGGACGGGCATGGTCTCTGGTTACGTAGACTCCGGGATGTACCTGAAAGCAGCTGAGGTGTTTCAGCAGATGAGAGGCGCTGATGATCTCGTCCGGCCTAATGAGGCAACGGTGGTGTCAGTTGTCTCTGCCTGTGCCGGTCTGGGCTCCCTGGAGTACGCCAAGGGGCTGCATTCGTATTTGGAGAAGATTGGTTTGGAGGGCGAGTTGATTGTCAGGAATGCATTGATTGACATGTATGGTAAGTGTGGCTGCATTGAGTCAGCTCGTGGGTTGTTTTGTTTGATGCATGAGAAGGACCGGCATTCATGGACAGCAATGATTTCAGGACTAGCTTCACATGGGCATGGCAACGAAGCAGTTGCTTTGTTCTTCCGCATGTTGGAGGCGGGAGTACGTCCTGATTCGACTACCTTCATCGTGGTTCTGTCTGCTTGCAGCCATGCTGGATTGGTGGATGAGGGGATACATGTCTTCAATTCCATGGAGAGTGAGTACCACGTCTCTCCGAGCATCAAACACTATGGTTGCATGGTGGACCTTTTCAGCAGAGCAGGGTTTGTTCACCGTGCTTATGAATTCATTAGCACTATGCCTTTTGAACCAAACTTGGAGATTCTTGGGGCCCTGCTGAGTGCATGCAGTATCAATAATGAATTGGAGATTGGGGAGCTCGTGCTCAGTAAGATTGATTCAGTCTGCTCATACAAAGGAGGTGCTGGTGTGCTTCTGTCCAACATATATGCTAACCAAAACCTGTGGCAGGAAGTGGATATCAttagaaggaagataagaactGAAGCAATTGCCAGGAAGCCGCCTG GCCAGCTGAAATGTAAGGTGTTGTTTTGA
- the LOC112886217 gene encoding pentatricopeptide repeat-containing protein At5g56310-like isoform X5: MAPPRPSSALPAWATDNALLRRHRRLLPLVLPAVSHRDLLPALCYCLVSGLARNPFVASRLLLASSGLSLPFSLLLLSHLPASSLSPFSFNSLIRASPPGLALRLFDQMRRRGFSPDPYTLPFLIRACSGSDPPLCQSLHGQGFRLGYGGHLFTQTALMNMYFACGSVLAARRVFEEMLARDVVAWTGMVSGYVDSGMYLKAAEVFQQMRGADDLVRPNEATVVSVVSACAGLGSLEYAKGLHSYLEKIGLEGELIVRNALIDMYGKCGCIESARGLFCLMHEKDRHSWTAMISGLASHGHGNEAVALFFRMLEAGVRPDSTTFIVVLSACSHAGLVDEGIHVFNSMESEYHVSPSIKHYGCMVDLFSRAGFVHRAYEFISTMPFEPNLEILGALLSACSINNELEIGELVLRSGYH, translated from the exons atggcgccgccgcggccttcgTCTGCCCTCCCGGCGTGGGCGACGGACAACGCCCTCttacgccgccaccgccgcctgctgccgctCGTCCTCCCCGCCGTCTCCCACCGCGACCTCCTCCCCGCTCTGTGCTACTGCCTCGTCTCCGGCCTCGCCCGCAACCCCTTCGTCGCCTCGCGCCTGCTCCTCGCGTCCTCCGGCCTGtccctccccttctccctcctcctcctctcccaccTCCcggcctcctccctctctccgtTCTCCTTCAACTCGCTCATCCGCGCCTCCCCGCCCGGCCTCGCGCTCCGCCTGTTCGACCAAATGCGCCGGCGAGGCTTCTCCCCGGACCCCTACACCCTCCCGTTCCTGATCCGCGCCTGTTCCGGCAGTGATCCTCCACTGTGCCAGTCTCTGCACGGGCAAGGCTTCCGTCTTGGCTACGGCGGCCACCTCTTCACGCAGACGGCGCTGATGAACATGTACTTTGCCTGCGGGTCAGTGCTCGCCGCTCGCAGGGTGTTCGAGGAAATGCTGGCGAGGGATGTGGTTGCATGGACGGGCATGGTCTCTGGTTACGTAGACTCCGGGATGTACCTGAAAGCAGCTGAGGTGTTTCAGCAGATGAGAGGCGCTGATGATCTCGTCCGGCCTAATGAGGCAACGGTGGTGTCAGTTGTCTCTGCCTGTGCCGGTCTGGGCTCCCTGGAGTACGCCAAGGGGCTGCATTCGTATTTGGAGAAGATTGGTTTGGAGGGCGAGTTGATTGTCAGGAATGCATTGATTGACATGTATGGTAAGTGTGGCTGCATTGAGTCAGCTCGTGGGTTGTTTTGTTTGATGCATGAGAAGGACCGGCATTCATGGACAGCAATGATTTCAGGACTAGCTTCACATGGGCATGGCAACGAAGCAGTTGCTTTGTTCTTCCGCATGTTGGAGGCGGGAGTACGTCCTGATTCGACTACCTTCATCGTGGTTCTGTCTGCTTGCAGCCATGCTGGATTGGTGGATGAGGGGATACATGTCTTCAATTCCATGGAGAGTGAGTACCACGTCTCTCCGAGCATCAAACACTATGGTTGCATGGTGGACCTTTTCAGCAGAGCAGGGTTTGTTCACCGTGCTTATGAATTCATTAGCACTATGCCTTTTGAACCAAACTTGGAGATTCTTGGGGCCCTGCTGAGTGCATGCAGTATCAATAATGAATTGGAGATTGGGGAGCTCGTGCTCA GAAGTGGATATCAttag
- the LOC112886280 gene encoding ubiquitin thioesterase OTU1, protein MEGVVVRRVIPSDNSCLFNAVGYVMEHNRNKASELRQVIAATVASDPVKFNEVFLGKPNEAYCAWILDPEKWGGAIELSILSEYYGREIAAYDIQTTRCDLYGQEKNYSERVMLIYDGLHYDALAMSPAEGAPEEFDQTIFPVNRNRSIGPAEGLALNLVREAQRKRSYTDTANFTLRCGVCQIGVIGQKEAVEHAQATGHVNFQEYK, encoded by the exons ATGGAAGGTGTGGTCGTGAGGAGGGTGATCCCTTCGGACAACAGCTGCCTCTTCAATGCTGTGGG TTACGTGATGGAACACAACAGGAATAAGGCTTCTGAGCTCAGACAG GTTATAGCAGCAACAGTTGCTAGTGATCCTGTAAAGTTCAATGAAGTGTTTCTTGGCAAACCGAATGAAGCATATTGTGCTTGGATTCTGGATCCTGAAAAGTGGGGAG GTGCCATTGAGCTCTCTATTCTATCGGAATATTACGGGCGTGAAATTGCTGCATATGACATTCAGACCACCCGCTGTGATCTGTATGGTCAG GAGAAGAATTATAGTGAAAGGGTCATGCTCATTTATGATGGGTTGCATTATGATGCTCTGGCG ATGTCTCCAGCTGAAGGAGCACCAGAAGAATTTGACCAGACAATCTTCCCTGTCAACCGTAACCGTTCAATTGGTCCAGCAGAAGGCCTTGCTCTCAACTTAGTGAGGGAGGCACAGAG AAAGAGGAGCTATACTGACACTGCAAACTTCACTCTGCGCTGTGGGGTGTGCCAGATTGGTGTCATCGGTCAAAAG GAGGCCGTCGAACATGCACAAGCCACTGGCCATGTCAACTTCCAAGAATACAAATGA